Proteins from a genomic interval of Coccinella septempunctata chromosome 2, icCocSept1.1, whole genome shotgun sequence:
- the LOC123307198 gene encoding 39S ribosomal protein L43, mitochondrial, with amino-acid sequence MTNNSLLLKASFLRNPSQNGVGRYVCQLQRVVLKFCKNHGASRGLREFIEEDLVDFAKTNPGVVVYLKPRRHRGPVIKAEYLNGQTQWLSCRNFTKDEINKWLNLFKTQQGDKEGIRLRKLWHTEVPSIQGPWTPYTFRPPSLNVVEYPNENLSAAKEEKSATEELIELFEKQKLESLKLEKTGE; translated from the exons ATGACAAACAATAGTCTCTTATTAAAAGCAAgctttttgaggaatccttcACAAAATGGTGTTGGAAGATATGTTTGTCAACTTCAGAGGGTCGTACTTAAGTTTTGCAAAAATCATGGAGCCAGTAGGGGTTTGAg GGAATTCATTGAGGAGGACTTGGTAGATTTCGCAAAGACAAATCCTGGTGTAGTTGTTTATTTGAAACCCAGAAGACATCGGGGACCTGTGATCAAAGCAGAATATT TAAATGGTCAAACACAATGGCTCAGTTGTAGAAATTTCACTAaggatgaaataaataaatggttAAATCTGTTCAAAACTCAACAAGGGGATAAAGAAGGAATAAGGTTAAGGAAGTTGTGGCATAcagaggttccttctattcaagGACCTTGGACCCCCTATACTTTTAGACCCCCTTCTCTGAATGTAGTTGAATATCCTAATGAAAATTTATCTGCAGCCAAAGAAGAAAAAAGTGCAACTGAAGAATTGAtcgaattatttgaaaaacaaaaacttgaaagtttaaaattggaaaaaacaggAGAATAG
- the LOC123307200 gene encoding frataxin homolog, mitochondrial produces the protein MKMSIILYQNFIRVTQYFKRTLQFSNYTVINLGKQVSPISNSLISKKFQQIRSTSSLTDSSYEKICGETLESLSDVFEELQELIELPNADISYNDGVLTINLGKEYGTYVINRQLPNKQIWLSSPISGPKRYDYMNNSWIYKHNNQTLHSLLQEELSKLLNKPIDLSNCLHYKS, from the exons atgaaaatgtctATTATTCTGTACCAAAATTTTATTAGAGTCACTCAATATTTCAAACGCACACTTCAGTTTTCCAACTACACTGTAATAAATTTAGGAAAACAAGTGTCGCCAATAAGTAACAGTCTCATCTCCAAAAAATTCCAACAAATTAGAAGCACATCATCTTTAACTGATAGTTcatatgaaaaaatttgtggGGAAACTCTTGAATCACTGTCTGATGTTTTTGAAGAACTTCAAGAACTCATAGAGCTACCAAATGCAGATATTTCTTACAAT GACGGAGTATTAACAATTAACTTGGGAAAAGAATATGGCACTTATGTGATAAATAGACAACTTCCAAATAAACAAATATGGTTGAGCTCACCAATTTCTGGTCCAAAGAGATACGATTATATGAATAACAGTTGGATTTATAAGCATAACAATCAAACTCTTCATTCTCTTCTACAAGAAGAATTATCAAAACTTCTGAATAAACCAATTGATTTATCTAATTGCTTACATTATAAAAGTTAA